In Macadamia integrifolia cultivar HAES 741 chromosome 1, SCU_Mint_v3, whole genome shotgun sequence, a single window of DNA contains:
- the LOC122073652 gene encoding L10-interacting MYB domain-containing protein-like, with protein sequence MYFFFKAIMRCVSNFRVMASTSRANNEAAKWTQSEQDYLLKLMVEQVKVGNKSSSTFNKGGWNNIKKGLEEKFNRSFTMVQLRNKMNKMRFDYSAFKRLLDTTGFGWNSVTRTCTVEDDSVWDVHIKANRDWSKFRRNGLPHWPELCIIFGDSYASGIGGFGNEYDFRFEEESRGVDDEVDADVDVTPTTPLANTLPTSYYESQDPGTDHPRVNRRLDRTPTGYRKKSRTTGIERAIQTLAESVANKNTSTPSSTPMGLTPNTTDFSTSTCVRLLETMNDIPRELHIKACKRILVDREWRELFITLKDKTKQLAFDVLD encoded by the exons atgtatttcttttttaaggctataatgagatgtgtttctaattttagagtaATGGCATCCACTTCGAGAGCTAATAACGAGGCAGCAAAATGGACTCAAAGCGAACAAGATTATCTCTTGAAATTAATGGTTGAACAAGTGAAAGTTGGTAATAAGAGTTCTAGCACTTTCAATAAAGGTGGGTGGAACAATATCAAGAAGGGGCTTGAGGAAAAATTTAATCGGTCATTTACGATGGTTCAATTAAGgaataagatgaataaaatgcGATTCGATTACAGCGCTTTCAAGAGACTACTGGATACTACAGGTTTTGGTTGGAATTCCGTGACGAGGACCTGTACAGTTGAAGATGACAGTGTTTGGGATGTACACATCAAG GCAAATCGTGATTGGTCAAAGTTTAGGAGGAAtgggctaccacattggcctgaaCTATGTATAATTTTTGGGGATTCATATGCTAGTGGGATAGGCGGATTCGGGAATGAATATGATTTCAGGTTTGAAGAGGAATCGAGAGGTGTTGATGATGAGGTGGATGCAGATGTAGATGTAACTCCAACTACTCCATTGGCTAATACCTTGCCAACAAGTTATTATGAAAGCCAAGATCCAGGAACTGATCATCCTAGAGTCAACAGAAgacttgataggacacctacaGGATATAGGAAGAAGAGTAGGACAACTGGTATTGAACGCGCCATACAGACCCTAGCCGAGTCAGTAGCAAACAAGAATACTTCAACCCCTAGCTCAACTCCAATGGGTCTTACTCCAAATACCACAGATTTCAGCACTTCTACTTGTGTTAGATTATTGGAAACTATGAATGATATCCCAAGAGAGTTGCATATTAAGGCGTGCAAGAGGATATTGGTGGATCGGGAATGGAGAGAATTATTCATTACTCTCAAGGATAAAACGAAACAATTGGCTTTTGATGTGTTAGATTGA